Proteins encoded in a region of the Methylosinus trichosporium OB3b genome:
- a CDS encoding FIST signal transduction protein → MSPFLCAHAGDPDWGNALRSCIEQIGAGLRDDRRPNLGWCYLSDYYTPAAASILAALKQQWPGVHWVGTVGVGVAADATEYFDTPAMALMMGELPPASFRIFSEAAPWDGFDAFTALVHADGATPDLQEKLKALSDNTPTGYLFGGLSSARNQHLCFADEPLTGGVSGVAFGPDAPVISRLTQGCQPIGPRRTVTRAEGNYLVTLDNRRALDCVLEDLGLDSEVSDDALGQALAQTLVGIVAVGEDAAAKPGQFGANTEVRHIVGVGRKAGLLVVPERLQNGAQLAFCKRNVEAARNDLLRIVAEVRAQAERAGGMRGALYVSCSGRGGPHFGAPNAEFEMVREALGPTPLIGFFAGGEIARHHLYGYTGVLTVFVGAA, encoded by the coding sequence ATGAGCCCGTTTCTCTGCGCTCACGCCGGCGATCCCGATTGGGGAAACGCCCTGCGCTCCTGCATCGAGCAGATCGGCGCCGGGCTGCGCGACGACCGTCGGCCCAATCTCGGCTGGTGCTATCTCTCAGATTATTACACTCCCGCCGCAGCGAGCATTCTGGCGGCGCTGAAGCAGCAATGGCCGGGCGTGCATTGGGTCGGGACGGTGGGGGTCGGCGTCGCTGCCGATGCGACCGAATATTTCGACACGCCGGCCATGGCGCTGATGATGGGCGAATTGCCGCCGGCCTCGTTCCGGATCTTCAGCGAGGCGGCTCCCTGGGACGGCTTCGACGCCTTCACCGCGCTCGTCCATGCCGACGGCGCCACGCCCGATCTGCAGGAAAAGCTGAAGGCGTTGAGCGACAACACCCCGACCGGCTATTTATTCGGCGGCCTCTCCTCGGCGCGCAATCAGCATTTGTGCTTTGCCGACGAGCCTCTGACCGGCGGCGTGTCCGGCGTCGCCTTCGGGCCGGATGCGCCGGTGATCTCCCGCCTCACGCAGGGCTGCCAGCCGATCGGGCCCCGGCGAACCGTCACGAGGGCGGAGGGCAATTATCTCGTCACGCTCGACAATCGCCGGGCGCTCGACTGCGTGCTCGAGGATCTCGGCCTCGACTCGGAGGTTTCCGACGACGCGCTCGGGCAGGCGCTGGCGCAGACGCTCGTCGGCATCGTCGCCGTCGGCGAGGATGCGGCCGCCAAGCCCGGCCAATTCGGCGCCAACACCGAGGTGCGCCACATCGTCGGCGTCGGCCGCAAGGCCGGGCTGCTGGTCGTTCCCGAGCGGCTTCAGAATGGCGCGCAGCTCGCCTTCTGCAAGCGCAACGTCGAGGCGGCGCGCAATGATCTGCTGCGCATCGTCGCCGAGGTGCGCGCGCAAGCGGAACGCGCCGGCGGCATGCGCGGCGCGCTCTATGTCAGCTGCTCCGGCCGCGGCGGGCCGCATTTCGGCGCGCCCAACGCCGAATTCGAGATGGTTCGCGAAGCGCTGGGTCCGACGCCGCTGATTGGCTTTTTCGCCGGCGGCGAGATCGCGCGCCACCATCTCTACGGTTATACAGGCGTGCTGACGGTGTTCGTCGGCGCCGCCTGA
- a CDS encoding aldo/keto reductase family protein, translating into MTATAPEGVDDSHIVSARGVVMPRLIYGTAWKKERTASLVEQALRAGFRGVDTACQPKHYHEPGVGEGLAALFAEGLSRSDIYLQTKFTPLPGQDPENVPYDAAAAIGAQVRQSFAASLRNLRVDRLDGLVLHSPYVENADTLEAWRAMESLCDSGGVRQLGISNIYEPSRLEWLCGAARIAPSLVQNRFHAKTGYDRELRAICRERGILYQSFWTLTANDAVLAHARMKELAEAYGRSPAELFFRYLTQQDIICLIGSSSQEHMRQDLSIFDFRLTPAECEEVGAMLAPVA; encoded by the coding sequence ATGACCGCAACCGCGCCGGAGGGCGTCGACGATTCGCACATCGTCTCGGCGCGCGGCGTCGTCATGCCGCGGCTGATCTATGGCACGGCCTGGAAGAAGGAGCGCACCGCGTCCCTGGTGGAGCAGGCGCTGCGCGCGGGCTTTCGCGGCGTCGACACCGCCTGCCAGCCCAAGCATTATCACGAGCCCGGCGTGGGGGAGGGGCTCGCTGCGCTCTTCGCCGAAGGGCTCTCGCGCTCGGACATCTATCTCCAGACCAAATTCACGCCGCTGCCGGGACAGGACCCGGAGAACGTTCCCTATGACGCCGCCGCCGCCATCGGCGCGCAGGTGCGCCAGTCCTTCGCGGCGTCGCTGCGCAATTTGCGCGTCGATCGTCTCGACGGCCTCGTCCTCCATTCGCCCTATGTCGAGAACGCCGACACGCTCGAGGCGTGGCGGGCGATGGAGAGCCTGTGCGACTCGGGCGGCGTTCGCCAGCTCGGCATCAGCAATATCTACGAGCCGAGCCGGCTGGAATGGCTCTGCGGCGCCGCGCGGATCGCGCCCTCGCTGGTGCAGAACCGCTTCCACGCCAAGACCGGCTATGACCGCGAGCTGCGCGCCATCTGCCGCGAGCGCGGCATTCTCTATCAGAGTTTTTGGACGCTGACCGCCAATGACGCCGTCCTCGCTCATGCGCGCATGAAGGAGCTCGCCGAAGCTTATGGGCGAAGCCCGGCGGAGTTGTTCTTCCGTTATCTGACGCAGCAGGACATCATCTGCCTGATCGGCTCCTCGTCGCAGGAGCATATGCGTCAGGATCTTTCCATCTTCGACTTCCGCCTGACGCCGGCGGAATGCGAGGAGGTGGGAGCAATGCTGGCGCCGGTCGCCTGA
- a CDS encoding histone deacetylase family protein, translating into MLTRRDCLLGAAALVLPAQAQGATLLVSHLSGLAHEVGAGRPDQPQRLAAIASALAAPRFSALRRAEAPAAAREAILRVHAPALLERLERAAPQSGLATLGPDIAMSPGTLKAALHAAGGAVLAVDEVMRGAATNAFVAMRPPGHHATREAALGFCFLNNAAVAARHALAAHGAEHVAIVDFDVHHGNGLQEIFWDARDVLYCSTHQTPLYPGTGARSERGAHDNIVNAPLAKGDDGARFAEAWREILPRVDAFAPDILLICAGFDGHLHDPLGGLRLQRQDFAELTLRLMEIAARRCGGRIVSLLEGGYRPEDLAACVAAHVGALSGA; encoded by the coding sequence ATGCTCACGCGTCGCGACTGCCTTCTCGGCGCCGCCGCTCTCGTCCTCCCTGCGCAAGCGCAGGGGGCGACGCTGCTGGTCTCGCATTTGTCGGGCCTCGCCCATGAGGTCGGCGCCGGCCGGCCCGACCAGCCCCAGCGGCTCGCCGCCATCGCCTCCGCGCTAGCGGCGCCGCGCTTCTCCGCGCTGCGGCGCGCCGAGGCGCCGGCCGCCGCGCGCGAGGCGATCCTGCGCGTCCACGCCCCGGCGCTGCTGGAGCGCCTCGAGCGCGCCGCCCCGCAGAGCGGGCTCGCGACGCTCGGGCCCGACATCGCCATGAGCCCGGGCACGCTGAAGGCGGCGCTCCACGCTGCAGGCGGCGCGGTGCTCGCCGTCGACGAGGTGATGCGCGGGGCGGCGACCAACGCCTTCGTCGCCATGCGTCCGCCCGGCCATCACGCGACGCGCGAGGCGGCCTTGGGCTTCTGCTTCTTGAACAACGCCGCCGTCGCCGCGCGTCACGCCCTGGCCGCGCATGGCGCCGAGCACGTCGCCATCGTCGATTTCGACGTGCATCACGGCAACGGCCTTCAGGAGATCTTCTGGGACGCGCGCGACGTCCTCTATTGCTCCACCCATCAAACGCCGCTCTATCCCGGCACGGGCGCGCGCAGCGAGCGTGGCGCGCATGACAATATCGTCAATGCGCCGCTCGCCAAGGGCGACGACGGCGCGCGCTTCGCCGAAGCTTGGCGCGAGATTCTACCTAGGGTCGACGCCTTTGCGCCGGACATCCTCCTCATTTGCGCCGGCTTCGACGGGCATCTGCATGACCCGCTCGGCGGGCTGCGCCTGCAGCGCCAGGACTTCGCCGAGCTGACGCTGCGCCTCATGGAGATCGCGGCGCGCCGCTGCGGCGGGCGCATCGTGTCTCTGCTGGAGGGCGGCTATCGGCCGGAGGATCTCGCCGCTTGCGTCGCCGCTCATGTCGGCGCGCTGAGCGGCGCCTGA
- a CDS encoding phosphodiester glycosidase family protein: MFPVLRLPLLALALLLSGAAAAAPCQDLEDDGASYTVCVFDTRVESIRLFLADEKNEVFGSFSTLASDLARRGETLAFAMNAGMYGEDHRPIGLYIEDGKTEKRANTASGAGNFHMKPNGIFWVQGARAGVAETQRFLKERLRPAYATQSGPMLVLGGRINPRIHDSGTSEKIRNGVGVRDGHIVAFAISNRPVTFHAFAHLFRERLKCPDALFLDGSISGLYAPSLGRHDRFRPMGPIVGVVEKAR; this comes from the coding sequence ATGTTTCCGGTCCTACGCCTTCCTTTGCTCGCCCTCGCCCTCCTCCTCTCCGGCGCCGCCGCAGCGGCGCCCTGCCAGGACTTGGAGGACGACGGCGCGAGCTACACCGTCTGCGTCTTCGACACGCGCGTCGAATCGATCCGCCTCTTTCTCGCGGATGAGAAGAACGAGGTGTTCGGCTCCTTCTCCACGCTCGCCTCGGACCTCGCGCGCCGAGGCGAGACGCTGGCTTTTGCCATGAACGCGGGAATGTATGGCGAGGACCATCGCCCGATCGGCCTCTATATCGAGGACGGCAAAACGGAAAAGCGCGCCAACACCGCCTCCGGCGCCGGCAATTTCCACATGAAGCCGAATGGGATTTTCTGGGTGCAGGGCGCGCGCGCCGGCGTCGCCGAGACGCAGCGCTTCCTCAAAGAACGCCTGCGGCCGGCCTACGCCACGCAATCCGGGCCCATGCTGGTTCTCGGCGGACGCATCAATCCGCGCATCCATGACAGCGGCACGTCGGAGAAGATCCGCAATGGCGTCGGCGTGCGCGACGGCCATATCGTCGCTTTCGCCATCTCCAATCGGCCGGTCACTTTCCACGCCTTCGCGCATCTCTTTCGCGAGCGGCTGAAATGTCCGGACGCTTTGTTCCTCGACGGCTCGATCTCCGGGCTCTATGCGCCCTCGCTCGGCCGGCACGACCGCTTCCGGCCCATGGGGCCGATCGTCGGCGTGGTGGAAAAGGCGCGCTGA
- a CDS encoding sodium-translocating pyrophosphatase produces MVLFLSIVFGLLSIAYGVKTSQELLKADAGSARMQEISGAVAEGAQAYLKRQYTTIAYVGGVIFVLLVILLGWAVAFGFLIGALLSGAAGFIGMNVSVRANVRTAQAATVSLAGGLDIAFKAGAITGLLVAGLALLGVAIYYFVLTVFMGYGPSDRTVVDALVALGFGGSLISIFARLGGGIFTKGADVGADLVGKVEVGIPEDDPRNPATIADNVGDNVGDCAGMAADLFETYVVTIVATMVLASIFFAGQGGLYSAMVYPLAIGGLSIVTSIAGTYFVKLGDDDSDLGKQAKPIFDKIGVPDTIMGALYKGLIATGALSIAGLFLATTFTVGWGEIGKANGEAIHGYGLFFAGLIGLLATGLIVYITEYYTATGKRPVVSIAQASVTGHGTNVIQGLAVSLEATAAPALVIAFGIIFAYQAGGLYGVAIAVTTMLGLAGMIVALDAFGPVTDNAGGIAEMAGLPKEVRQSTDALDAVGNTTKAVTKGYAIGSAGLGALVLFAAYSNDLKHFIDSGVPYFKGMDKVDFDLSNPYVVAGLILGGLIPYLFGGIAMTAVGRAAGSVVEEVRRQFKEKPGIMDGTERPDYGRAVDMLTQAAIKEMIIPSLLPVLAPIVVYFGVALISGSKANGFAALGAALLGVIVNGLFVAVSMTSGGGAWDNAKKSFEDGFTDKDGVTHYKGGDAHKASVTGDTVGDPYKDTAGPAVNPAIKITNIVALLLLAILAR; encoded by the coding sequence ATGGTATTGTTTCTCAGCATCGTCTTCGGACTATTGTCCATCGCATATGGCGTCAAGACCTCGCAAGAGCTTTTGAAGGCCGACGCCGGATCGGCGCGCATGCAGGAGATCTCGGGCGCCGTCGCCGAGGGCGCGCAGGCCTATCTCAAGCGCCAATATACGACGATCGCCTATGTCGGCGGCGTCATCTTCGTTCTTCTCGTCATTCTGCTCGGCTGGGCGGTGGCCTTCGGCTTCCTCATCGGCGCGCTGCTCTCGGGCGCCGCCGGCTTCATCGGCATGAATGTCTCGGTGCGCGCCAATGTCCGCACCGCCCAGGCGGCGACGGTCTCGCTCGCCGGCGGCCTCGACATCGCCTTCAAGGCCGGCGCGATCACCGGCCTGCTCGTCGCCGGCCTCGCTTTGCTCGGCGTCGCAATCTATTATTTCGTGCTCACTGTATTCATGGGCTACGGCCCCTCCGACCGCACCGTCGTCGACGCGCTGGTGGCGCTCGGCTTCGGCGGCTCGCTGATCTCGATCTTCGCGCGTCTGGGCGGCGGCATCTTCACCAAGGGCGCCGATGTCGGCGCCGATCTCGTCGGCAAGGTCGAGGTCGGCATTCCGGAGGATGATCCGCGCAATCCGGCCACCATCGCCGACAATGTCGGCGACAATGTCGGCGATTGCGCCGGCATGGCGGCCGACCTGTTCGAGACCTATGTCGTCACCATCGTCGCGACCATGGTGCTGGCCTCGATCTTCTTCGCCGGCCAGGGCGGCCTCTATTCCGCGATGGTCTATCCGCTGGCGATCGGCGGCCTTTCCATCGTCACCTCCATCGCCGGCACCTATTTTGTGAAGCTCGGCGACGACGACAGCGACCTCGGCAAGCAGGCAAAGCCGATCTTCGACAAGATCGGCGTGCCGGACACGATCATGGGCGCGCTCTACAAGGGCCTCATCGCCACCGGCGCTCTCTCCATCGCCGGCCTCTTCCTCGCCACCACCTTCACCGTCGGCTGGGGTGAGATCGGCAAGGCCAATGGCGAGGCGATCCATGGCTACGGCCTGTTCTTCGCCGGCCTCATCGGCCTGCTGGCGACCGGCCTCATCGTCTACATCACCGAATATTACACCGCCACGGGCAAGCGCCCGGTGGTGTCGATCGCTCAGGCCTCTGTGACCGGCCATGGCACCAATGTGATCCAGGGCCTCGCCGTCTCGCTCGAGGCGACCGCGGCGCCGGCTCTGGTAATCGCCTTCGGCATCATCTTCGCCTATCAGGCGGGCGGGCTCTATGGCGTCGCCATCGCGGTGACCACAATGCTCGGCCTCGCCGGCATGATCGTCGCGCTCGACGCCTTCGGCCCGGTGACCGACAATGCCGGCGGCATCGCCGAAATGGCCGGCCTGCCCAAGGAAGTGCGCCAGTCGACCGACGCGCTCGACGCCGTCGGCAACACGACCAAGGCGGTGACCAAGGGCTACGCCATCGGCTCCGCCGGCCTCGGCGCGCTGGTGCTGTTCGCGGCCTATTCCAATGATCTGAAGCACTTCATCGACAGCGGCGTTCCTTACTTCAAGGGCATGGACAAGGTCGACTTCGACCTGTCCAATCCTTATGTCGTCGCCGGCCTCATCCTCGGCGGCCTGATCCCCTATCTCTTCGGCGGCATCGCCATGACCGCGGTCGGCCGCGCCGCCGGCTCGGTGGTGGAGGAGGTGCGCCGTCAGTTCAAGGAGAAGCCCGGCATCATGGACGGCACGGAGCGCCCGGATTACGGCCGCGCCGTCGACATGCTGACCCAGGCGGCGATCAAGGAGATGATCATCCCCTCGCTGCTCCCGGTCCTGGCGCCGATCGTCGTCTATTTCGGCGTGGCGCTGATCTCGGGCTCCAAGGCCAATGGCTTTGCGGCGCTCGGCGCGGCGCTGCTCGGGGTGATCGTGAACGGCCTCTTCGTCGCGGTCTCGATGACCTCGGGCGGCGGCGCCTGGGACAACGCCAAGAAGAGCTTCGAGGACGGCTTCACCGACAAGGACGGCGTCACCCATTACAAGGGCGGCGACGCGCACAAGGCCTCGGTGACCGGCGACACCGTCGGCGACCCCTATAAGGACACCGCCGGCCCGGCCGTGAATCCGGCGATCAAGATCACCAATATCGTGGCGCTGCTGCTGCTGGCGATCCTGGCGCGGTGA
- the thiL gene encoding thiamine-phosphate kinase, with product MAERRFSEDELIAQIFAPLAAEGGLGLADDAAVLPAGAELVVTTDAVIAGVHFFPDDPPALIARKALRVNLSDLAAKGAEPVGFLLTLALPADWTNAWLRDFAAGLAADARDFACPLYGGDTTATPGPLTVSITAFGRAARFVPRSGARPGDLVLVSGTIGDAALGLGAARGEPFAGKLGEAARTHLLGRYRLPQPRLALAAALRDHASAAMDVSDGLAGDLAKLLRASGASALVEIARVPLSQAAREAVALEPALLERALTGGDDYELLCCAPPSAAAPLEHAARASGVALTEIGVVAAGREPPAFIGRDGEQSRFEKPSFSHF from the coding sequence ATGGCCGAGCGCCGCTTCAGCGAGGACGAGCTGATCGCGCAAATCTTCGCGCCGCTCGCGGCCGAAGGCGGACTCGGCCTCGCCGACGACGCGGCCGTGCTGCCCGCCGGCGCGGAACTCGTCGTCACCACCGACGCCGTGATCGCCGGCGTGCATTTCTTCCCCGATGATCCGCCGGCGCTCATCGCCAGGAAGGCGCTGCGCGTCAATCTCTCGGACCTCGCCGCCAAGGGCGCCGAGCCGGTCGGCTTTCTGCTGACGCTCGCCCTCCCCGCCGATTGGACCAACGCCTGGCTGCGCGACTTCGCCGCCGGCCTCGCCGCGGACGCCCGCGATTTCGCCTGCCCGCTCTATGGCGGGGACACCACGGCGACGCCCGGGCCTTTGACCGTCTCCATCACCGCCTTCGGCCGGGCCGCCCGCTTCGTCCCGCGCTCGGGCGCGCGGCCGGGCGATCTCGTCCTCGTCTCGGGGACCATCGGCGACGCCGCGCTCGGCCTCGGCGCAGCGCGCGGCGAGCCCTTCGCCGGAAAGCTCGGCGAGGCGGCGCGGACGCATCTCCTCGGCCGCTACCGCCTGCCGCAGCCGCGCCTCGCGCTCGCCGCGGCGCTGCGCGACCATGCGAGCGCGGCCATGGACGTCTCCGACGGCCTCGCCGGCGATCTCGCCAAGCTGCTGCGGGCGAGCGGCGCGAGCGCGCTTGTGGAGATCGCGCGCGTTCCGCTCTCACAGGCGGCGCGGGAGGCGGTCGCCCTGGAGCCGGCGCTGCTCGAGCGCGCCTTGACGGGCGGAGACGATTACGAGCTTCTCTGCTGCGCTCCGCCGTCGGCGGCCGCGCCCCTGGAACATGCGGCGCGGGCCAGCGGAGTCGCCTTGACGGAAATCGGCGTGGTCGCCGCAGGCCGCGAGCCGCCGGCCTTTATCGGCCGAGACGGCGAGCAAAGCCGTTTCGAAAAGCCGTCCTTCAGCCATTTCTGA
- the nusB gene encoding transcription antitermination factor NusB, which translates to MSVEERSASRLAIVQALYQMEVAGKGLNEIYAEFEVHWIGREIEGDQYKPAELQFFRDIVKGVLDNQTPIDRALDQALQGGWPLQRIESVMRAILRAGAYELGFRRDVPVKVVIKEYVDVAGAFFGPTESGMINAVLDRLARQARPEHFGEK; encoded by the coding sequence ATGAGCGTCGAGGAGAGGTCGGCCTCGCGTCTCGCCATCGTGCAGGCGCTCTATCAGATGGAGGTCGCCGGCAAGGGCCTCAACGAAATCTACGCCGAGTTCGAGGTCCATTGGATCGGCCGCGAGATCGAAGGGGACCAGTACAAGCCCGCCGAGCTGCAGTTCTTCCGCGACATCGTCAAGGGCGTGCTCGACAATCAGACGCCGATCGACCGCGCTCTGGACCAGGCGCTGCAGGGCGGCTGGCCGCTGCAGCGGATCGAGTCGGTGATGCGCGCCATATTGCGCGCCGGCGCCTATGAGCTGGGATTCCGCCGCGACGTGCCTGTCAAAGTGGTCATCAAGGAATATGTGGATGTCGCCGGCGCCTTCTTCGGGCCGACCGAGTCGGGCATGATCAACGCCGTGCTGGATCGGCTGGCGCGGCAGGCGCGGCCGGAGCATTTCGGCGAGAAGTGA
- the ribH gene encoding 6,7-dimethyl-8-ribityllumazine synthase, whose translation MAGSYRADDDDLAPVNGARILVVESRFNEDIVELLHEGAVRALEELGADVTIVTVPGALELAAGAAIALDAAEQAGTPYDGVVALGCVIRGDTYHFEIVANESARALTDLSVARRLPLGNGVLTVDNEEQAAARADPSQGGADKGGDAALAALALVRLKRKLGGVA comes from the coding sequence ATGGCTGGGTCCTATCGCGCCGACGACGATGATCTCGCGCCCGTGAACGGCGCGCGCATTCTCGTCGTCGAGTCGCGCTTCAATGAAGACATCGTCGAGCTGCTGCACGAGGGCGCCGTGCGCGCGCTCGAGGAGCTCGGCGCCGACGTCACCATCGTCACCGTCCCCGGCGCGCTCGAGCTCGCGGCCGGGGCCGCCATCGCGCTCGACGCCGCCGAGCAGGCCGGCACGCCTTATGATGGCGTCGTCGCCCTCGGCTGCGTCATTCGCGGCGACACTTATCATTTCGAGATCGTCGCCAATGAGAGCGCGCGGGCGCTCACCGATCTGTCGGTCGCGCGCCGGCTGCCGCTCGGCAATGGAGTGCTGACCGTGGACAATGAGGAGCAGGCGGCGGCGCGCGCCGATCCGAGCCAGGGCGGCGCCGACAAGGGCGGCGACGCCGCGCTCGCCGCGCTGGCGCTGGTGCGCTTGAAGCGCAAGCTCGGAGGCGTCGCATGA
- a CDS encoding riboflavin synthase, translating to MFTGLVTDIGEIVSVEPRGELRRIAISCSYPLESIALGASIACSGPCLTAVDLRREGGRTVFEVDAAAETLARTTAGQWTVGRRINLERSLKIGDELGGHIVTGHVDGVATILSREDFDGMSRFWIEAPHGLARFIAEKGSVALDGTSLTVNAVEGDRFSVLIIPHTLAVTTWGEYRAGDRLNLEVDLMARYAARLTEK from the coding sequence ATGTTCACGGGCCTCGTCACCGACATCGGCGAAATCGTCTCGGTCGAGCCGCGCGGCGAATTGCGCCGCATCGCGATTTCCTGCTCCTATCCGCTGGAATCGATCGCGCTCGGCGCCTCGATCGCCTGCTCCGGCCCTTGCCTCACCGCCGTCGATCTTCGCCGCGAGGGCGGGCGCACGGTTTTCGAGGTCGACGCCGCGGCCGAGACTCTGGCGCGCACCACGGCCGGCCAATGGACAGTCGGGCGCCGCATCAATCTCGAGCGCTCGCTGAAGATCGGCGACGAATTGGGCGGCCATATCGTGACCGGCCATGTCGACGGCGTCGCGACGATTCTCTCCCGCGAGGACTTCGACGGCATGTCGCGCTTCTGGATAGAGGCGCCGCACGGGCTCGCCCGCTTCATCGCCGAGAAGGGCTCGGTGGCGCTCGACGGAACCTCGCTGACGGTGAATGCGGTCGAGGGCGACCGCTTTTCCGTGCTGATCATCCCGCACACGCTGGCGGTGACCACCTGGGGCGAATATCGCGCCGGCGACCGGCTCAATCTCGAGGTCGATCTGATGGCGAGATATGCGGCGCGGCTAACGGAGAAGTAG
- the ribD gene encoding bifunctional diaminohydroxyphosphoribosylaminopyrimidine deaminase/5-amino-6-(5-phosphoribosylamino)uracil reductase RibD: MTEGGPFAQQDDAFMAAALAFGRRNMGRTGPNPAVGALIVKDGVVIARGATAVGGRPHAEAVAVAAAGEAARGATLYATLEPCSHHGATPPCVDAIIGAGIARVVSALEDPDARVAGRGHARLREAGIEVAVGVRAREARADHLGHILRVTQGRPLVTLKLAQTADGYAAGAEHDPRLFITGAVADAATHIERALHGAIMIGAGTASVDDPLLTVRLPGLEGVKPLRVVLDAGLRLSRRSRLAATARETPTLVIAGEKVAEAAAAEFFDATAIEVARVAQEASGRLVLSAALAELAARGVTRVFSEGGPRVAESLLLGALADEVVLHTGRKPLGRPGRLALSPAARARLEDRAAYRLADEAMLGSDHMTRYERIG, encoded by the coding sequence ATGACGGAAGGCGGACCTTTCGCGCAGCAGGACGACGCCTTCATGGCGGCGGCGCTGGCGTTCGGCCGGCGCAATATGGGCCGCACCGGGCCGAACCCGGCGGTCGGCGCGCTCATCGTCAAGGACGGCGTCGTGATCGCGCGCGGCGCAACCGCCGTGGGCGGGCGCCCACACGCCGAAGCGGTCGCGGTCGCCGCCGCGGGCGAGGCGGCGCGCGGCGCGACGCTCTACGCCACGCTCGAGCCCTGCTCGCATCACGGCGCGACGCCGCCCTGCGTCGACGCCATCATCGGCGCCGGCATTGCGCGCGTGGTCTCGGCGCTCGAGGACCCGGACGCACGCGTCGCCGGCCGCGGCCATGCGCGGCTGCGCGAGGCCGGGATCGAGGTGGCCGTGGGCGTGCGCGCGCGGGAGGCGCGCGCCGATCACCTCGGACATATTCTGCGGGTGACGCAGGGCCGCCCCCTGGTGACGCTGAAGCTGGCGCAGACGGCGGACGGCTACGCCGCCGGCGCCGAGCATGATCCGCGCCTCTTCATCACCGGCGCCGTCGCCGACGCCGCCACCCATATCGAGCGGGCGCTGCATGGCGCGATCATGATCGGCGCCGGCACGGCGTCGGTGGACGATCCGCTGCTCACCGTGCGCCTGCCCGGGCTCGAGGGCGTGAAGCCTCTGCGCGTGGTGCTCGACGCCGGCCTGCGGCTGTCGCGCCGCTCCCGCCTCGCCGCCACGGCGCGCGAGACCCCGACTCTCGTCATCGCCGGCGAGAAGGTCGCAGAGGCCGCCGCCGCGGAATTCTTCGACGCGACGGCGATCGAGGTGGCGCGCGTCGCGCAGGAGGCCTCCGGCCGGCTCGTTCTGTCCGCGGCGCTGGCCGAGCTGGCGGCGCGAGGGGTGACGCGCGTGTTCAGCGAGGGCGGGCCGCGCGTCGCCGAGAGCCTGCTGCTCGGCGCGCTCGCCGACGAAGTGGTGCTGCACACGGGCCGCAAGCCGCTCGGCCGGCCGGGCCGGCTCGCGCTCTCGCCGGCGGCGCGGGCGCGGCTCGAGGACAGAGCCGCCTATCGCCTCGCCGACGAGGCGATGCTCGGCTCCGACCATATGACGCGCTACGAGAGGATCGGATAA
- the nrdR gene encoding transcriptional regulator NrdR, which produces MRCPYCGSPDTQVKDSRPAEDSSSIRRRRVCPGCGGRFTTFERVQLRELMVIKKSGRREPFDRDKLMRSLEIALRKRPIDPERVERMVNGVVRQLESSGDAEIESARIGELVIQGLKSLDDVAYVRFASVYRDFREIADFHALIDELSQGETERAAEADAAAGER; this is translated from the coding sequence ATGCGCTGCCCCTATTGCGGCTCGCCCGACACGCAGGTGAAGGATTCGCGACCGGCCGAGGATTCCTCGTCGATCCGGCGCCGGCGCGTGTGTCCCGGCTGCGGCGGGCGCTTCACCACTTTCGAGCGGGTGCAGCTGCGCGAATTGATGGTGATCAAGAAATCGGGACGGCGCGAGCCTTTCGACCGCGACAAGCTGATGCGCTCGCTGGAGATCGCGCTGCGCAAGCGCCCGATCGATCCCGAGCGGGTCGAGCGCATGGTCAATGGCGTCGTGCGCCAGCTCGAGAGCTCGGGCGACGCCGAGATCGAGAGCGCGCGCATCGGGGAATTGGTGATCCAGGGGCTGAAGTCGCTCGACGACGTCGCTTATGTGCGCTTCGCCTCGGTCTATCGCGATTTTCGCGAGATTGCCGATTTCCATGCCTTGATCGACGAATTGTCGCAGGGCGAGACTGAACGCGCGGCGGAGGCGGACGCGGCGGCGGGCGAGCGATGA